In Deferribacter desulfuricans SSM1, the following are encoded in one genomic region:
- a CDS encoding ABC-F family ATP-binding cassette domain-containing protein, giving the protein MISVENLTKSFGTRLVFDKINFTIGSGEKVGLIGRNGEGKTTLFKMIVGEEEPDSGKVNIPKDYKIGYLKQHLEFSHNRLIDEVYSIVKSDLEDNRWKAEKVLFGLGFTKEDLDKNPYEFSGGYQVRINLAKVLVSDCDLLLLDEPTNYLDILSIRWLANFLREWKKEFILITHDRGFMDSVCTHILGIYRKKVRKIKGDTSKFYEQIRLEEEHLEKTKENIDKRKKEMEQFINKFRAKARQANLVQSRIKTLEKLKEDEVDLEPIKNLNFRFSYKPYEGKNLIHVKDITFGYHKDKPLFTNLSFSIGSNDKICIIGPNGKGKTTLIKVLSGKLKPISGEIIINNNVEIGVYEQTNIADLVDDRTIEEEIMYSDASVDRQRARDIAGIMMFSGDEALKKIGVLSGGEKSRVLLGKVIAKPVNLVMLDEPTNHLDIYSTDALLEALKQFEGAILMVTHNETFLREIANRLIVFKKDEVMLFEGTYDEFLEKVGWDEEDFTRKNEKEKEKLSKKDIRRLKAEVIAEKSKVLNPLIKEVEELERAIEESESRKTEVNSLILKYSMEGNFEEVASLSKELKNIEKNIDELYSRYEIKLSELEEKENYFQKRLEQLI; this is encoded by the coding sequence ATGATTAGTGTTGAAAATTTAACAAAGTCTTTTGGAACGAGGTTAGTATTTGATAAAATAAATTTTACTATCGGTAGCGGTGAAAAGGTCGGCTTAATAGGCCGAAATGGTGAAGGGAAAACAACTCTTTTTAAGATGATAGTGGGTGAAGAGGAGCCAGATAGCGGCAAGGTGAACATTCCAAAAGATTATAAAATAGGGTATCTAAAACAACATCTTGAGTTTTCTCATAATAGGCTGATTGATGAAGTTTATTCCATTGTAAAAAGTGATTTAGAAGATAATAGATGGAAAGCAGAGAAGGTTCTCTTTGGGCTTGGTTTTACAAAAGAGGATTTAGATAAAAACCCTTATGAGTTTTCTGGGGGGTATCAGGTTAGAATAAATCTTGCAAAGGTTTTAGTTTCTGACTGTGACCTTTTACTACTTGATGAGCCAACAAACTATCTGGATATTTTATCAATCAGATGGCTTGCAAACTTTTTGAGAGAATGGAAAAAAGAATTTATTTTGATAACCCATGATAGAGGGTTTATGGATAGTGTTTGCACACATATTTTAGGGATTTATCGTAAAAAGGTTAGGAAAATAAAGGGCGATACATCCAAATTTTATGAGCAGATAAGATTAGAAGAGGAGCACTTAGAAAAAACAAAAGAGAATATTGATAAGCGTAAAAAAGAGATGGAGCAGTTTATCAATAAATTTAGAGCTAAGGCAAGACAGGCAAATCTTGTCCAGTCAAGGATTAAGACATTGGAGAAATTAAAAGAGGATGAGGTTGATTTAGAGCCCATAAAAAATTTAAATTTTAGATTTAGCTATAAACCTTATGAAGGGAAAAATTTGATACATGTAAAAGATATTACTTTTGGGTATCATAAAGATAAGCCACTATTTACAAATTTATCTTTTAGTATTGGTTCAAATGATAAAATCTGTATTATTGGACCAAACGGAAAAGGGAAAACCACACTTATAAAGGTTCTTTCAGGTAAACTAAAACCCATTTCAGGTGAAATAATTATCAATAACAATGTGGAAATAGGGGTTTATGAGCAAACAAATATAGCTGATTTGGTTGATGATAGAACGATAGAAGAAGAGATAATGTATTCTGATGCAAGTGTGGATAGACAAAGGGCAAGAGATATTGCTGGGATAATGATGTTTTCAGGTGATGAGGCATTAAAAAAGATTGGAGTTTTATCTGGTGGAGAAAAAAGTAGGGTATTACTTGGAAAAGTTATTGCAAAACCTGTAAATTTGGTTATGTTAGATGAGCCCACAAACCATTTGGATATTTATTCCACCGATGCTTTGCTTGAGGCACTAAAACAGTTTGAAGGTGCTATTTTGATGGTTACCCACAATGAAACCTTTTTGCGTGAAATAGCAAACAGGCTAATAGTGTTTAAAAAAGATGAAGTTATGCTTTTTGAAGGCACCTATGATGAGTTTTTAGAAAAAGTTGGCTGGGATGAAGAGGATTTCACCAGAAAAAATGAAAAAGAAAAAGAGAAATTATCCAAAAAGGATATTAGAAGATTAAAGGCAGAAGTTATTGCTGAAAAATCTAAAGTTTTGAACCCTCTTATAAAAGAGGTAGAGGAGTTAGAAAGAGCGATAGAAGAGAGTGAAAGTCGAAAAACTGAAGTAAATAGTTTGATTTTAAAGTATTCAATGGAAGGCAATTTTGAAGAAGTTGCTTCTTTGAGTAAAGAGTTGAAAAATATTGAGAAAAATATTGATGAGCTTTACAGTCGTTATGAAATCAAACTAAGCGAGCTTGAAGAGAAAGAAAACTACTTTCAAAAAAGATTAGAGCAGCTTATCTAA
- the ispG gene encoding flavodoxin-dependent (E)-4-hydroxy-3-methylbut-2-enyl-diphosphate synthase, translated as MRKKTKIIELGNLKIGGDNPITVQSMTNTDTRDIEATINQIKSLENAGCEIVRVAVVDEEAAKSIRFIKDKINIPLIADIHFDYRLAILSMENGADGIRINPGNIGKAEYVKKIIDAAKMHNVAIRIGVNSGSLEKELKSKYGVSAKAMVESALKYQQFFEDNGFEDMKFSLKASNVMMTIEAYREFSKRSDYPLHLGVTEAGTFFSGTIKSAVGIGTLLAEGIGDTLRVSLTADPVEEVRVGFEILKALGLRERGVDIVSCPTCGRCEINLVELAEKVEKALVVFDKKISVAVMGCPVNGPGEAREADYGIAGGRGVGIIFKKGKVVKKVEEEDLLDEFLKILNEDLAK; from the coding sequence ATGAGAAAGAAAACAAAGATTATAGAGCTTGGCAATTTAAAAATTGGTGGGGATAACCCTATAACTGTCCAATCTATGACCAATACTGATACAAGAGATATTGAGGCTACAATTAATCAGATAAAATCTTTAGAAAATGCTGGCTGTGAGATTGTTAGGGTAGCTGTTGTAGATGAGGAGGCAGCCAAATCTATTAGATTTATAAAAGATAAGATTAATATCCCACTTATTGCTGATATTCATTTTGATTATAGGCTGGCAATACTTTCAATGGAAAATGGCGCGGATGGGATTAGGATTAATCCTGGAAACATAGGAAAAGCTGAATATGTAAAAAAAATTATAGATGCTGCAAAGATGCATAATGTGGCAATCAGGATTGGTGTAAACTCAGGTTCGCTTGAAAAAGAGCTAAAATCAAAATATGGTGTTTCTGCAAAGGCAATGGTGGAATCAGCGTTGAAGTACCAGCAGTTTTTTGAAGACAACGGATTTGAAGATATGAAATTTTCTCTTAAAGCCAGCAATGTGATGATGACTATCGAAGCATATAGAGAATTTTCTAAAAGGTCTGATTACCCTCTTCATCTTGGTGTTACTGAAGCTGGTACATTTTTTTCAGGTACAATTAAATCAGCAGTTGGCATTGGTACACTTTTAGCAGAGGGGATAGGTGATACTTTGAGAGTTTCTTTGACAGCGGACCCTGTAGAAGAGGTAAGAGTTGGCTTTGAGATTTTAAAAGCTCTTGGTTTAAGAGAAAGAGGGGTAGATATAGTTTCTTGCCCAACCTGTGGTAGGTGTGAGATAAATTTGGTAGAGCTTGCAGAGAAGGTTGAAAAGGCTCTTGTGGTTTTTGATAAAAAGATCTCTGTTGCTGTGATGGGGTGCCCTGTTAATGGACCTGGTGAGGCAAGAGAGGCTGATTATGGTATAGCTGGTGGTAGAGGGGTTGGTATAATATTTAAAAAGGGTAAAGTAGTAAAAAAGGTTGAAGAAGAAGACTTACTGGATGAGTTTTTAAAAATTTTAAACGAAGATTTAGCTAAGTAA
- the xerA gene encoding site-specific tyrosine recombinase/integron integrase → MKLKEAIDYFENYLISERQVSSNTVKSYLNDLNDLVSFIKDEDKSLKEIDYFALRMFVAYLYDKGFSKSSIERKIATLRSFFKFLIKRGLIEDNPARMIKFPKKDKKLFTVFDIDTIFSLLELPDKETPSGIRDALILEFLYGTGVRVSELVNIKLDDIDFGGMRVRIFGKGKKMRVIPLSDYIMDLIKKYLSVRENIVQKGIVNTDHLFINKFGTALTDRSVRRIVDKYLKKAGLPLNYSPHSFRHTFATHLLENGADLRTIQKLLGHSSLATTQKYTHLNLSEILKVYDKTHPYGKGELK, encoded by the coding sequence GTGAAGCTTAAAGAAGCTATAGACTATTTTGAAAATTATTTAATTAGTGAAAGACAGGTTAGTAGTAATACAGTAAAATCTTATTTAAATGATTTAAATGACCTCGTTTCTTTTATAAAAGATGAGGATAAGAGTCTAAAAGAGATAGATTATTTTGCCTTGAGAATGTTTGTTGCTTATTTGTATGATAAAGGTTTTTCAAAGAGTAGTATAGAGCGAAAGATTGCCACTTTACGTTCATTCTTCAAGTTTTTAATAAAAAGAGGCTTAATTGAAGATAATCCAGCAAGGATGATAAAATTTCCAAAAAAAGATAAAAAACTTTTTACCGTATTCGATATAGATACAATTTTTTCTTTACTTGAACTGCCGGATAAAGAAACCCCTTCGGGTATTCGTGATGCACTGATTTTGGAGTTTTTGTATGGGACTGGAGTTAGGGTTTCAGAGCTTGTTAATATAAAACTTGATGATATCGATTTTGGTGGAATGAGGGTTAGAATTTTTGGTAAAGGGAAAAAGATGAGGGTTATCCCTCTTTCTGACTATATTATGGATTTGATAAAAAAATACTTATCTGTGAGAGAAAATATTGTTCAAAAGGGGATAGTAAATACTGACCATCTTTTTATAAATAAATTTGGGACAGCACTTACCGATAGATCAGTAAGAAGAATAGTTGATAAATACCTTAAAAAAGCTGGCCTTCCGTTAAATTATAGCCCTCATTCATTTAGACATACTTTTGCAACACACCTTCTTGAAAATGGAGCTGATTTGAGGACTATTCAAAAATTGCTTGGACATTCAAGCCTTGCTACAACACAAAAATATACTCATCTAAACTTATCTGAGATACTCAAAGTATATGATAAAACACACCCTTATGGCAAAGGTGAGCTTAAATGA